ctccgccctcttgaggacttcagtgttggtcacaaagtcactccagtggatgttgaggatggtgcgaaggcagcgctgatgaaagcgctcaaggagtcgcaggtgatgatggtataaaacccacgattcggagccgtagatgagggttgtcatcacaaccgctttgtaaacattgatctttgtgccttttttcagatgcttgttgctccacactcttttgtgcagtcggccaaatgcacggtttgcctttgccagcctgttttcaatctccttgtcgatcttggcatctgaggagatgatgcaccccgggtagctgaactgctggactgtcttcagaactgattcacccacagtgatgcagggagggtgataatcttcctggggtgcaggctggtggagaacttctgtcttcttcagactaatttctaggccgaatagcttggcagcctctgcaaagcaggacgtcatatgctgcagagctgataccgagtgggagacgagtgcagcatcatcagcaaacagtagctcgcggataagtttttccattatcttggagtgagcctttagtcgcctcaggttgaacaggctgccatcggtgcgatagcagatgtagacaccatcgtcatcatctagatctactgcggctctttgaagcatcatgctaaagaagatcgtaaagagagttggcgcgagaacgcagccttgctttacacctgtgcctattgggaagggctccgagaggtcgttgcagtgtctgacttggcctcgctggtcttcatgtagctggatgatcatgctgaggaaccttgggggacatcctaaacgttccaagatttgccacaggcctttcctgctaacggtatcgaaagctttggtaaggttgacaaaagtcacatatagacccttgttctgttccctgcatttctcttggagctgcctgagaacaaataccatgtcggtggtgctcctgttagctctgaagccgcactggctctctgggaggagttcttctgcaatggtgggcaccagtctgttcaggaatattctggcaaggattttgcctgcgatggagagcagggatATCCCCTGGGAtaagcccacccctcccccccagatgcCATATATACACTCACCAAAGCTACACAGAACTTTGGATTGTGTTATCTGAGGACTGTTCAGACCCACTCCCCACAAACTCATGTTTGATCTACTTCAATGTGAAGCTTTGAACAGCCCAATGCTATCCATATGTATGGAATACATACTTGTTTAAAAGCTTTACCTCTTGCCTTGAATTTTTGTGTTAATTACAAGGAGATGtgaatctcaaaaatgacaactATTTGTTCATGTTCTGAAATGAACACAGTTTATTGAGGGGCTGCTTTGTCAGAACATGATGGAACAAGAAGtatatgccatccagacccaAATATAAATGCACATACCTGTGGAATCTTGTAGATGCTCAAAATGGTGGCCATATGGATGGCGTTATCTATAGCGAGCCCCCCAATAACAGACAGCACATCTGTCCCCTTATCACACTTGTAATTAGGTACATTTTTTTGCTGAGTGAAGAGTAGATCCAGAATGGTTGCATATGTGATCCTTGCATAAAATTGGTCATCATAGATGTGAAAGCCCAGGGTGATATTGGGTAAGAGTCTAGGGTTCTTATTGATCTCATAAATGGCAAAAATAAAGGCGAGGGCATGCTGATAATTCTTATACACCACCCTGTAATAATATTGACATTGATAGAGAAACTTCTGTTAGTGATTGTGAGTGGGTtccagccagcttttttgctAAGTCTTGCCTAGTTACCCTCCTTGCTTTATCtcacatgggttttgtctaccccGACATAACTTTTTTCAGGTGTTGATACCCTCCTTCCTATTCCACTCTGTCTCCTTCAGGGCAGGCGAACTGAACATTGCTGCCTTCCTATcattggaaggaaagaaagccctgtATACTGATTCCCTTGCAGCCTgccttgccttccttccagcaGGTACAATCAATTACTTTACCTTGCCTGCCCTCCATGCACAATCAggatctttaaaaatatataatgcaAAGGCAATTTTGTGACTTTTCTTGCAATATTGCATAGCAATGTAACATCAAATGATAAACTGATATCATAACTCTTGTCATGACTCATAGTAGTTTATTGCTTATTTATATGACAACTGTGCCACAGCAGGTCAAGAAAAATGTATATGGTCTGATCTTCACCACTGCACAGTGCAATATGTTACAATATTTATTCATGTATTGACTGATAATATTCACCCAGAGCAGTATAATGGCtgagaacaataaaacaataactcCATCACCTAAAGAAATTAAAAGCTGCAAATAAACCACAGGGACAAATAAACCAATAGCTGATAAGAAAACAGGCCAAACAATCCTGATACACCCCTGAACCTAATGCTTGGCAGATAATCAAGTTTTCCTCTGATGCATTTCTCACATGCCATAAAAATACAAATACTTTGTTTGGCCTAAAGCCTTAAGTATTTTGCCTGTTGCATAAAAAAAAGAGAATTGTTTAAAGACTGAAAAGTTTATATTGTAGCATAGGGTTGAACTTATACTGTGtctattggtctatcaaggtcaatattgtttaCTCTGACTGTCAGCAGCTGTTCAGGGTTTCAGGCTGAGAAATTTCTTACCATCTACTACCTGATccctttaagtggagatgccaaggattgaacctgggaccttctgcatgaaaaagatgctttgccactgagccttGACCCCACAGCTTTTGGAGTGGTTATCAAGTACCCTCCTGTTAAAAGCACTGATAGGGGTACTAATGCCTGCTCATTCCAGAATGTTTTAGGTATTTATGTCATGTGTATAATTCTGTACTTCTGCAACTTTGTACTCCATTTTTACAATTGCTGTGTAAAAGTGAAACTTCTGTTTATGTGATACATTACAGGTGTTGCTGAAAAGCAATCCCATGTTCCTTCTTGGTAGAAAAAAAAGCACCAACATTCAAAATCCAGTAGGTGGGCAAATCAGGAGAACAAAATGTAATTAACTTTGATAGAAAAACCCTTGCAGAGATATATCTTCCAGTCAACTAGTTTTCAAAGAGTTGGATCCAGACTGCTTTTCTACTGGtaaaaggagaggaggggaatTCTTTGACTATCCAAAACATCTTTACAGGGGATCATGGAACCTGCATGGACAAGAACCATGTAGGACTAGGAATTTAGTAAGAAGAACTGGGTGAGGTTGTTATTTACCTGGTAATATAAGGTGAAGtcggaaaaaacaaacaaacttgggTGAGCGTGAGTGAAACATTTGGCTTGATCCTGCCCAAAATTTACAGCCAAGTTTTTTCTCAAACTTGTATGCCTCTGTATTTATTTCTGTATGTTTCTgcactcatttttaaaatcttatatTCTGAAATGCATAGCTCAGATTAACATAATCAgtagtttacgttctgaataaaactttgttggtcttaaaggtgcacttgactccttctttgttctACAATTCCTTGACAAATAAGCCCCTTTGCCTTTTAGAAGCATACTGGGGCTAGAAATCCTACTGATTCAATAGTTACAGAGCCATGATGTAAAAAGCTGCAGCTGTTGAAACTCCACCCCTTGTTACAAATGCCAGTAATCCTAAACTTCCCCTGGAAAGTACATTTATTCCCACTACTTACATGATCTCATACTCTTCCCTAACTGGAGGCTTCTGAAAATCAATCAAGAGAGAGTTTTTATGCATCAGGGATAGGACCCCACCAATGATGATATCCCCTGTCCCATATAGATGGTTTGGTAAGATTTCTCCATAATTACATTTCCCTTTCAAATTTGTCCAGCAcgcaagagaaggaagcaggatcAGCAAGAGCAGCAGGAGCAACCACCTGAGTGCATAGACATGCCTCCCCAGGCCACAGCTGCACAGCTGCATTCTGTTACCATGTCTGCTGCAGCAGGCACCATAGTAGAACTTGAGGCATCCCTCCCTACAAGACACCACACAGATGGTGGATTTGTGGACCTAGAGACCCTGTTCAAAAGCTTTTGTCTGTCTGGTGACTAGAGGGTGGAGGTAGCCTTACTCTGCCATGGAGCAGAACCCCAGCTCCAATTGTCACATTGTGACTTCTTCACCCAAGCAAGTTCAGAATTTACCTACCAGTGCTTTAAATCTGGCCTTTTTCAGTGACACAACAAGAAGGGACATTAATAACAGTGATTCTGATAATTACTGAGTAGATTAACACCCTCCCTAACGGCACAGATTGTCTGCGCAAATGGGAAAATATATTTGTATGTTTTCTGTCAATCTTGTCTTTACTTCACAGAGAGCAGGTAGTGACATCACCTGAGTATTACTTGAATGTAATTAAAGTATTACTTGAATCTGGCCATTCACCATCTGGCGTATTGGTCCTTATCTCCTAAGGGGCAAACTGCTGTGGAATTTGGGGAGAATATTAGCGGAGTGCACCTTGCGGGTGAAATAAGTATTTTTTTCAGATTCAGGAATTAAAGAGCTGAAAATTATTGGTATTCTTAGCTAGCCAGGTTCCAGATACCAGCTTGGTATTTGGATTTGGGGGTTTCTTTGGGTGGAGGTGATTCCAATATTATTCAGCTCCATTTTTTAACTATGGATAATCTTTCGGGGGGGGATGGAAGGACTTTTGTTTTTTGAGTAAATTGCAGCAAAATTGCAGTGGAGCTGCTGATGCCTGTTCTTGAaataactcccaagtttcaagtgaattaaCAAACTGTCCTCAGCCATCCACCATtgtttcctggggggggggaggggattctaTGCTTTCTCTAGGACACATAATAGTCAGAGTTTCATCCAATTTGTCTAAATTGTATACAGAGTGAGTCAGTTCTGCTAATTATTGGGATGagatcattatttatttatttatttattgcatttatatcccaccctcccctcatGAGTCTTCGATAAGTACAAATCTCATAAGTCTTGGCAACATTCTCAGTAGCAAGAGAATGATAGCCTAAAATCAGCCTTGATTGATTTTTCATATGGATTTAAATTTCACAAACCACTTAGGAACATTTGTCAAGATGTTTTTGACCAAGTGGTTGACAGGTTGTGTTACTGAAAAGGGCTTTCAGGTTTTAAACTTTGGATGCCCCATGATGGATGTCATGCCTGATGCAGCATAATGAGGGATATGTTTGGCCTAGGATATTGACCTAGATCTTATTTGTGGCTGGGAGCCAGAGGCCTAGAGTatcagttctcttacaaaggaatttcaaagggagattagaaagagtggctgatgaattgcaactgataatgaagcttaaGACAATGCAGCCTCCTGGACTGAATAAAGACCAAGGTTTCCTCTCTCATTACTAATGCTAAttctccatgcctactatccctctgcacatcacatctaatccaatcaagTCTGCGATCATCATTTTTCTGCTATTGTGATTTGCATATGAAATCACTGTACTCTCCAAGATTAAGGACAGAAGGGCTCTCATTCAagttgtatctgaaaaagtgagcagtgaatcatgaaagctcataccctgccacaaattttgttagtatttaaggtgctactggagtttaGCTATTTTCTAATCTTCCTTAGTTGGTATCTAGCCACAAGACCCTCAGAAATTAACAGAAGATTTGCAGAGGGATTTATTAATGTGTTCATTCCCCTGAAAGTTAAACATTCAGTAACTAGGCcaatggttttgtttgtttgttgttaaaAAATGATGTAATCTCCCTAAAGGATGTAAGAGAAAGAGGAATAAGTATATAACAAAGCAATGAATGCTATTAAAAAGCTGGGAGTTAAGCTTCTACCTTTTAAAAAAGTCACTTGAAGGTCATATCTTCATGGACAGTGGCCATCTCTGCTATAAATAAATCAGCCTTGAGGTTAGTAATGGTGAAGTCCTCAGCCaccatatgtattttatcttttctagAAATACCTATAATGTCAGCTTAAAATTGAATAGAATGAGAATTGAATAGAATGAGAGGAGTTAAATATCTATAGATGCTTACATTACAGGCAAGATCACGAGACATAACACTAGTACCAAGTAATTCTGTGTGCCTAGGGACATATTTTGTTTAGTTGTTTTACATTTGGTGAATcaataatttaaataataatattgACAATAAAATCAAACAGCAGAAAGATGAAGCCCATTTCTCCACCATTTGTGGCCCCACCCTCCATAATGTTTGTGGCCCAAGCCTCCATAAATGAATGTATGTCAATGCTGGGCATGCCTTGGTCCATAGACAACTCATGCACCGTGGCCAATGGGGAAAAGCTGTCATAAAACGTGTACCGCCTCCCACTTAGCAGCTTTGTCATCAGGTTTCCTCTTGCTCTTCTGGTCTTAGACGGCTCTTAGTGGGTCACTCAAATGCCAAGCAGAAATCTGGGAAATAAATCAAATTGGAATGGATGATGGAATGGATGATTGAAAGCTCTAGAGAATAGGCCAGATTTGCCCCTTTTCCTAAAGATCTGCAGAAATTATCTTTGATTCTATCACAAATCTGGTAAACCAGAGGAAGGTAATGCCTTCTCTCAGTAGATTGTTGTTGAAAAAATTATTGGATTGGAGCTCATGGAAGAACTTCCCATGTGTAACACTCTTTGTGCTAGATTTAGGcaggcagtcatgttggtctgaagcaatagaacaaagttggagtcaagtagcacttttaagaccaataaagttttattcagaatcaaagctttcatgtgcatgcagtaAAACTGCCTGTGCTGAATGAAAGTTATTGTACCCCCATGATTGTTTGGATGTATGCAAGATATTTTCATCTGAAGCTGTTTCAAAACCAAATTGAATTAGATATTGCAAACCATCTGTTGTACATTCCCATGCTTCATGTGCCCAttgttatttcatttttaaaaaaaggtatacTAAACTACTCTGCGTGGCTtcagttatttatttgtttatttattttagatttctatcccactcttCCCAAAAAATGGGCTCATGGCAGTACTGCTTCTGCTCCTGGCAGAACTGCACAGTAAAATTTACATTTCTCTCATTCATCACTGAATTTCACCCATTGGGTTGTGACTGTTGTAGCCTACCACTTCCATCAGTTAAGCATAGAGCTTTCTCTGCCAAAAGGCTCTTTCCAGTTTCCACTGAAGGAAATTAGCTACTTAACTCAGTAGAATGATAGGATAAAAACAACTGCTACCTTTCCCAAGCATGGAAATTATTGTGGGCGGCAAATATAAATCCATGTAAATCAGATTTTTCTCTGGATGGAAACAATTATTTGTAGAAAATAGCAAAGATAAAAGGACTTAAGCTGATGAGCagcagattcaggacagacaaaaggaatatTTCTTTatacagcaagtgattaaaatgtggaattcgctgccagaaaatgtagtgatggtcacaggtacaaatagctttaaaaggggattggacagattcatgaaggatcaGTCTACTGGTGGCAATTAGCAATGGTGTCTAAAAGAAACCTCTTAATCCAAGTGccaggagggttgccaagtctgtgttgaaaaatacctggatactttgggggtggatttgggagagggcagggattggggagaggaggggtctcagcatagtgcaatgccatagaatccacccttcgaagcagccattttctccaggggagctgatctctacctgCTGGAGAACAGTTGCAAAAATGGTTCCATGAAGTAGAGAtcatacaaaaaaataaaaatacacagtgtGTCTTTTACATCAGGCATGCAACAAGTTTCTCATCCCAAGAGGCAGGTTTCATACAGAAGACttcataggcagggcttttcttgtagtaggaactcatttgcatattaggccacacacccctgatgtagccaatcctcctggagcttacagtaggccctttattaagagccctgtaaactcttgaaggattggctacatcatgatgatgatattggatttatatcctgccctccactccgaagagtctcagagcagctcataatctccttaccttcctcccacagacaccctgtgaggtgggtggggctggagagggctctcacagcaactgccctttcaaggacaacctctgccagagctatggctgacccaaggccatgctagcaggtgcgagtggaggagtggggaatcaaaaccggttctcccagataagagtccgcacacttaaccactacaccaaactggtgtgtgtggcctaatatgcaaaggagttcctgctacaaaaaaagccctgttgtacCAGCTGACTGGCTCTGgtgtattgtttttaaaatatttcattttctttccaACTGTAGCTATTTTCCTGCCATCCCCACTTTCAGCTAAAGCTGAGTTTGTTTAATTAAATTCCTGCCTTATAGCTAGGCTTTCCAAGTTCTCGCCAGGGGGTTCCCCAATTTCAGGACCTCCATAACAAACCAGCAGAGGGAGCCCCACTCCAAAGAGCTCTGGTGCACCATGACATGCCTgggatgatgatgtcacctgaaagtgatgctAATGCACCAGGCATGTCATGCATGCAACATTCTAGCAATCAGgttaaaaaactctatggtgacatAGAGTTTTTACTTGATTGCTAGAGTGTCATGTGCATGACGTGcctggtgtgataacatcacttctgggtgaaaaTAATCCTCCAACCAGagccaggtaagacttggcaaccacAAGTCCATACTTCAGGCCTTACTCTGGCCTTGTTTCCTGGTAACTGTCTACTTTTTTTGCCTCTTTTGCTGTGTTTTGTTGTGTTAAGTATTTATTTGGTTCTTTGACTCTTTGTATGGCTTGCCTTACAGATGGATCATACCAACCCCTGGCAGTGGATCAGAATGACACTCGAGTATCAGTATTTATTTTCCTGGGATTTTCAGCAAAGCCACTGGGACAACTCctatttttccttctcttcttgacTATCTACACCCTGATCCTGTTGGGAAATGGCTTCATTATTTTCCTCACACTAATCAGCCCAGCCCTTCAGACACCCATGTATTTCTTCCTTCGTAATCTCTCTTTTGTCAAGATTTGCTATAGTTCAATCACTCTACCTCAATTACTGATTAGTTTTATCAATGGAAACAACAAGATTTTCTTCATCGGCTGTGCAGTCCAGTTGtattttttcctgcttcttggcagtGCAGAGTGTTACATCCTGGGTGCTATGGCATATGATCGGTACGTGGCTGTGTGTCATCCTCTGAGGTATATGACCATCATGGGCAAACGTTCCTGTTCCCTGCTGGTTGTTGGGTCTTGGTGGAGTGGCATGCCAGTTGCCTTTGCTCAAACCACCTTGACTTTTATCTCCTCATTTTGTGGTCCTAATGAAATTGATAGCTTCTGTGATATCCCTCCTGTCCTGAGGCTGGTTTGTGCTGACACTTCCCAGAATGAAATTGCTATGTTCACAATCACTATGGTCATTGTCATTGCCCCATTCACACTAATCCTTATTTCTTATTCTcacatcaaagctgctgtggtgaGGATGAGCTCATCTGAGAGCAGGAAGAAAGCTGTCTCTACGTGTTCCTCACACCTTCTAGTGGTGACTTTGTTCTATGGTTCTGGTATGGTAGTGTATATGTGTCCACAGTCCAGTGGAAATTCAGGGACAGACAAGGTGATTTCCCTCTTCTATACCATAGTCACTCCCATGCTGAATCCCATTATATATACTCTCAGAAACCAGGAGGTGAAAGGTGCCCTGAGGAAGACTATCACTAGTAATTAGTTCTCTGTAGTGGCATGAAGTTCCTGACTAGCTAAAACTGAATATACTCTCCACACAGCATTCCTGGACTGTATCCTACTGTAGAGGAACATCACACCTGAAGTCCATGGGTGCTTGAGATCATGAGCTCAATCAATGGTGGGCCCAAGGGTCTATCCTGCCCTGCCAGGCAGTTTGTTTCTAGGGTATCCTGCCATACCTACCACTCcactgaacgtattagaaaagactatgtggctctgggtcagaaggtgaaggagctgggcatacaggttgtgttctcatcagtgcttcctgttgaagactgtggcttaggacaagaaagaagaatacttcaaataaacgactggctacgtggatggtgtcatcaggaaaaattcggatttctggaccatggcttaagCTTTTGAGTTGGTGGTCTTCTATCTGGAGATGGATTGCACCTTATGGCGGTAGGGAAAatggtgtttggtaacagccttgctagcctaataaggagggctttaaactaaattgtatgggggagcaataatccaaagcctcgtatgatgccagaaactgggaataagaacattaaagatttgcagagagtggcacatatgctaggtaatgttaacttgcaggcttgttcAGAAACCAAACCCTCgtgatgcataaaatgtggattctgatgtctctacactaatgcacagagtatgggaaacaggaggaactggaagtcctaataaaggaaggagactatgacatagtaggccttactgaaatagggtgggatgacacaactggaatattaggattcaggggtacaacttatttaaaagggacaggcagatgagaaagggcggaggcgtagcagtatatgtgaaggaggtatatacttgtgagaaaaTATGCGAAtcagagcatggcagctcagttgagaatctctgggtaaaaataaaaggagtaagaaacaacagcgATATTCTTGTtatcaggcagaggacttggatgagataattctacagcagattgcaaagttctccaagagaagggatacagtgatcatgggagatttcaattacccggacatctgctggaagttcaactctgctaaaaatgaagtcaaatagattcctgacttgtcttgctgacaacttccttttccagaaagtgaagaaggatctgctatcttgaatttgattctcaccaacaaggaagaattgattgaagaagtggaaatagtgggcaccctgggcagtagtgaccatgtgattttggaatttacagtcttaaagaagggaaaagctatacgtagtcagacttataggttggacttcagaaaggcaaactttaataaacttagaactatgctggataaaatcctatggtcagaaatacttaggaggaagggggttcaggaggggtgggagtttcttaaaagtgaaatactgaaagcgcaagtACAGGCGATTCCTaagagaagaaaaatggaaaaaagtctaaagaagctgaaatggctccataaacagctctttaaagacttgagaaataaaaagactcctttagaaattggaacgaggaccttataaccaaggatgaatataaacaaatcaccagtgcttgcagagaaaaagtaaggaaagctaaagctcagtatgagcttagactggccaaagatgctaaaaacaacaaaaaagagttcttttcttatgttcagagtaagaaaaagagtagggacatggtaggcccattgcgggggcaagaaagtgaaattgtaacaggtaatgaagagagggcggaactactcaattcctacttttccttctcttcttctcttctgaggggaacgttgctcaacatggcaaaaacagaacataaggagggtatgaagttccaacataggatcagcgtaggggtagtacataaaaacctagtttctttaaat
The sequence above is a segment of the Heteronotia binoei isolate CCM8104 ecotype False Entrance Well chromosome 15, APGP_CSIRO_Hbin_v1, whole genome shotgun sequence genome. Coding sequences within it:
- the LOC132583585 gene encoding olfactory receptor 10A7-like, whose protein sequence is MLEPYYRTKGKTPVVPADAADPCAIVNPAEAEGGWYQPTGAPCTCPTARLPDAHDGPGWADGSYQPLAVDQNDTRVSVFIFLGFSAKPLGQLLFFLLFLTIYTLILLGNGFIIFLTLISPALQTPMYFFLRNLSFVKICYSSITLPQLLISFINGNNKIFFIGCAVQLYFFLLLGSAECYILGAMAYDRYVAVCHPLRYMTIMGKRSCSLLVVGSWWSGMPVAFAQTTLTFISSFCGPNEIDSFCDIPPVLRLVCADTSQNEIAMFTITMVIVIAPFTLILISYSHIKAAVVRMSSSESRKKAVSTCSSHLLVVTLFYGSGMVVYMCPQSSGNSGTDKVISLFYTIVTPMLNPIIYTLRNQEVKGALRKTITKEVLQL